Proteins found in one Kiritimatiellia bacterium genomic segment:
- a CDS encoding ATP-binding protein, which produces MASRNLWRVSLQCHVRKTNGAHLHAQLNPGAPNNLNRRECSFSLQYGEVIRGVLSNHNCGQLLAVAHRVWLRSHENCIITGPTGAGKSYLACAFGNQACRRGFSVCYFRAQRFFQQLAVARGSGRYEPLPRSLLRTDLIIIDDWGTALLADEERRDLFEVIEDRYDRRSTLIAAQVPIEHWHDTIGDPTLADAILDRLIHNAHTITLKGDSMRKRNAT; this is translated from the coding sequence CACACCTCCATGCCCAGCTAAACCCCGGCGCTCCGAACAACCTGAACCGCCGGGAATGTTCCTTCAGCCTTCAGTATGGCGAGGTCATTCGCGGAGTCCTGAGCAACCACAACTGTGGACAACTGCTTGCCGTCGCGCATCGAGTATGGCTGCGCAGCCACGAAAACTGCATCATCACCGGACCCACCGGCGCGGGCAAAAGCTACCTCGCCTGCGCCTTCGGCAACCAGGCCTGCCGCCGGGGATTCTCCGTGTGCTACTTCCGCGCCCAGAGGTTCTTCCAACAGCTGGCCGTGGCCCGCGGCTCCGGCCGCTACGAACCCCTACCGCGCAGCCTGCTGCGCACCGACCTCATCATCATCGACGACTGGGGAACGGCCCTCCTGGCGGACGAAGAACGAAGAGACCTCTTCGAGGTCATCGAAGACCGGTACGACCGGCGCTCCACCCTCATCGCCGCCCAAGTACCCATCGAACACTGGCACGACACCATTGGCGACCCCACCCTGGCCGACGCCATTCTGGACAGACTCATTCACAACGCCCACACCATCACGCTCAAGGGAGATTCCATGCGAAAAAGAAACGCCACTTGA